In Gossypium arboreum isolate Shixiya-1 chromosome 5, ASM2569848v2, whole genome shotgun sequence, a single genomic region encodes these proteins:
- the LOC108464903 gene encoding dirigent protein 4-like, translated as MRGLSVLSWILIICVCQVAVRSQYYSDTLPYQPRPVVVTNLHFYMHELPGTTAVVLTQANITSNNSSVPFATLLAVNCPLRTGPEPDSELIGNVQGIALLPGSNASNTQYIEFGFNTGKFNGSSLSVFSRGDPGLAVVGGRGQFAMATGTALFNTILINATNVIIEYNFTVVHY; from the coding sequence ATGAGAGGATTATCGGTGTTGAGTTGGATTCTGATCATCTGCGTCTGCCAAGTAGCAGTGCGGAGCCAATACTACTCGGACACCCTACCATATCAACCCAGGCCAGTTGTGGTCACCAATCTTCACTTCTATATGCACGAATTACCGGGCACTACAGCAGTCGTGCTAACCCAAGCTAACATCACAAGCAATAATTCATCAGTGCCATTTGCTACCCTACTTGCCGTTAATTGTCCCCTCAGGACTGGTCCTGAGCCTGACTCAGAGCTGATTGGAAATGTTCAGGGTATTGCCCTCCTACCCGGATCAAATGCATCGAACACGCAGTACATAGAATTTGGATTCAATACCGGTAAGTTTAACGGCAGCTCTCTTAGCGTATTTTCAAGGGGAGACCCTGGGCTTGCGGTGGTCGGAGGAAGAGGACAATTCGCGATGGCAACAGGGACTGCACTATTTAACACTATCCTTATAAATGCCACCAATGTCATTATTGAATATAACTTTACTGTAGTTCATTACTAA